Proteins encoded in a region of the Clostridium beijerinckii genome:
- the spoIIM gene encoding stage II sporulation protein M: MNFLLTKLNDTFRDKKAYFFIVLIMFCLGISFGLYTVKYMGESDKTDLTNYFFSFTNSIGSHPINYGNLLFEVIKKNILIIIPIFILGLTFFGAPVILILDLLKGFTLGYTFSFMITTFQGKGIGLALVSIVPQNLIYIPCFIALSVISLSMSAERFKGRFFKHGKIKDPFLDGVLNKLIVILILFVIGILVETYISPSLIRFVANKFYL; the protein is encoded by the coding sequence ATGAATTTTTTACTTACTAAGCTAAATGATACTTTTAGGGATAAGAAAGCCTATTTTTTCATTGTACTGATAATGTTTTGTTTAGGAATATCTTTTGGGCTTTACACTGTTAAATATATGGGGGAATCAGATAAAACGGATTTAACAAATTATTTTTTTAGTTTTACTAATTCTATAGGTAGCCATCCTATTAATTATGGAAATTTATTATTCGAGGTTATAAAGAAAAATATACTAATTATTATACCTATATTTATATTAGGTTTAACTTTTTTTGGAGCTCCTGTAATATTAATTTTGGACTTATTAAAAGGTTTTACATTAGGGTATACTTTTTCTTTCATGATAACTACGTTTCAAGGAAAAGGGATTGGACTAGCCTTAGTATCTATTGTTCCTCAGAATTTAATATATATTCCATGTTTTATAGCATTAAGTGTTATTAGTTTATCTATGTCTGCAGAAAGGTTTAAGGGAAGATTTTTCAAACATGGAAAGATAAAAGATCCTTTTCTAGATGGTGTATTAAATAAATTAATTGTAATCCTAATATTATTTGTAATAGGTATATTAGTTGAAACTTATATATCACCGTCTCTGATAAGATTTGTGGCTAATAAATTCTATTTATAA